The following proteins come from a genomic window of Malus sylvestris chromosome 4, drMalSylv7.2, whole genome shotgun sequence:
- the LOC126619405 gene encoding O-fucosyltransferase 30: protein MNLFTRNRPTTRPWPLRRHSSSASPLLYLTLLFSLLLFLSYFFSLIPDSLFLKTSLSISPNCRSLGGQKFLWYAPHSGFSNQLTEFKNALLMAAILNRTLVVPPVLDHHAVALGSCPKFRVLSPDEIRISVWNHTVELIRSGRYVSMADIVDISSLVSSSLVRVVDFRVFLSSWCNVNVDFACNNELDARASVFDRLQQCRSLLSGMDGDAKCSYAVNEDCRTTVWTYQNGNEDGVLDSFQPDEQLKKKKKISYVRKRRNVYNALGPGSEAESAILLAFGSLFTAPYKGSQLHISIPEAPSDRRIQTLIDKIEFLRFAPEIVSAGKKYAYDTIKAPFLCAQLRLLDGQFKNHWNATFLKLKQTLDALTQSPPPIHIFVMTDLPESNWTGTYLGELVEDSLQFKLFFLKEKDELIIQTAKQIVDASHGLKLGTVLKNHDGTGQFKKVCPPGLPDVLLYIEQTICSCASLGFVGTAGSTIADIIESMRTFGVCSS, encoded by the exons ATGAATCTCTTCACCAGGAACAGACCCACAACTCGACCATGGCCTCTCAGAAGACACTCCTCCTCCGCCTCCCCTCTTCTCTACCTGACCCtcctcttctccctcctcctcttcctctcctACTTCTTCTCTCTCATTCCCGATTCCCTCTTCCTCAAGACCTCACTTTCCATTTCCCCAAATTGCCGCTCCCTCGGAGGACAAAAGTTCCTCTGGTACGCTCCCCACAGTGGCTTCAGCAACCAGCTTACTGAGTTCAAGAACGCCCTTCTCATGGCTGCCATTCTGAACCGGACCTTGGTCGTCCCTCCGGTTCTCGATCACCACGCGGTTGCTCTCGGCAGTTGCCCAAAGTTTCGGGTTTTGAGCCCTGATGAGATCAGGATTTCGGTCTGGAATCATACGGTTGAGCTCATTCGTAGTGGGAG GTATGTTTCCATGGCTGACATTGTTGATATATCATCATTAGTTTCTTCTTCGTTAGTTCGAGTTGTAGATTTCAGGGTTTTCTTATCCTCATGGTGCAATGTGAATGTAGATTTTGCTTGCAACAATGAGTTGGATGCACGGGCCTCTGTGTTTGATAGACTACAGCAATGTAGGTCTCTGCTATCTGGGATGGATGGCGATGCAAAGTGTTCATATGCTGTTAATGAGGACTGCAGAACTACCGTTTGGACATACCAAAATGGTAATGAGGACGGGGTATTGGATTCTTTCCAGCCGGATGAACAactaaagaagaaaaagaaaatttcataTGTTAGGAAGCGGCGAAATGTATATAACGCTCTTGGACCTGGTTCTGAAGCTGAATCGGCTATTCTGCTAGCATTTGGGAGTCTTTTCACTGCTCCTTACAAAGGTTCGCAGCTACACATTAGTATCCCTGAAGCTCCGAGTGATCGAAGGATACAAACTTTGATTGACAAGATTGAATTCCTTCGATTTGCTCCAGAAATCGTAAGTGCAGGAAAGAAGTATGCTTATGATACTATAAAGGCTCCTTTTCTTTGTGCACAGCTCAGATTGCTAGACGGGCAGTTCAAGAACCACTGGAATGCTACATTTTTGAAGTTAAAACAAACACTGGATGCTTTGACACAGAGCCCTCCCCCTATTCATATTTTTGTGATGACTGATCTTCCTGAAAGTAACTGGACAGGAACTTATTTGGGGGAATTGGTTGAAGATTCGCTTCAGTTTAAACTGTTctttctgaaagaaaaagacGAGTTGATAATACAAACTGCTAAACAAATTGTGGATGCAAGTCATGGCTTGAAGCTTGGGACTGTCCTGAAGAATCATGATGGAACTGGTCAGTTTAAGAAGGTTTGCCCTCCAGGATTGCCTGATGTTCTTCTATACATAGAGCAAACAATTTGTAGTTGTGCTTCTCTTGGATTTGTTGGGACTGCAGGGTCAACTATTGCGGACATTATAGAGTCGATGAGGACGTTTGGTGTATGTTCTAGCTAA